Proteins from a genomic interval of Thermodesulfobacteriota bacterium:
- a CDS encoding response regulator, with protein MEGARKFRILIIEDDPMIQKVYHDKLSIEGYHVDLARDGEEGMNKALNSKPDLVLLDLVLPKINGFYILSELRKNPRTQLTPIIILSNRGREDEIEKGLRLGADDYLVKVFATPTHVIEKIQKHLAKTRSRPYSKPGVGSYRVAIQPSKFDAPHLAHDFGVNDSYSCNQCGSQIFLEITYDHTFSGSGNRFFAQFTCPRCSKIY; from the coding sequence ATGGAAGGTGCCAGAAAATTTAGAATCTTAATAATAGAAGACGATCCGATGATTCAGAAGGTATATCATGATAAACTCTCCATAGAGGGTTATCATGTGGACCTTGCCAGAGACGGCGAGGAGGGGATGAACAAGGCATTGAATAGCAAACCTGATTTAGTTCTTCTGGATTTAGTTCTTCCTAAGATAAATGGTTTTTACATCTTATCTGAACTTAGAAAAAATCCTAGAACTCAATTGACACCAATCATAATTCTCAGTAACAGAGGTCGGGAAGATGAAATAGAAAAGGGGCTGAGGCTCGGGGCGGACGATTATCTTGTAAAGGTTTTCGCAACTCCGACGCATGTCATAGAGAAAATTCAGAAACACCTTGCAAAGACGAGATCGAGACCGTATAGCAAGCCCGGTGTTGGCAGCTACCGCGTAGCTATTCAACCTTCCAAGTTCGATGCCCCACATCTCGCACACGATTTTGGCGTTAATGATTCATATTCCTGTAATCAATGTGGAAGTCAAATATTCTTGGAAATCACATATGATCACACCTTTTCAGGTTCCGGAAATCGCTTCTTCGCACAGTTTACTTGTCCTCGGTGCAGTAAAATTTATTAA
- a CDS encoding response regulator: MAKILLVEDDELLLKAYTRKLEMAQYEVETAVDGIDGLEKAKQLKPDLILIDILMPRLNGIEVLKRIKADPELKAIPVIALTNVTSSETTEECLRAGCVSYIIKSSTIPSGVLKEIKKVLD, encoded by the coding sequence ATGGCTAAAATTTTGCTTGTTGAAGATGATGAGCTTCTCCTTAAGGCATACACAAGAAAGCTCGAGATGGCACAATATGAAGTTGAGACAGCCGTAGACGGGATAGACGGACTAGAAAAGGCAAAACAATTAAAACCAGATTTGATCCTTATTGACATTCTTATGCCCAGACTCAATGGAATAGAGGTCTTAAAAAGGATTAAGGCCGATCCTGAACTAAAAGCAATACCGGTTATAGCACTCACCAATGTAACAAGTAGTGAGACTACAGAAGAGTGCTTAAGGGCGGGATGCGTAAGTTACATTATTAAAAGTAGCACTATTCCCAGCGGTGTTCTCAAGGAGATCAAAAAAGTTCTGGATTGA
- a CDS encoding GAF domain-containing protein, translating to MIRVGLVVAVILLLATVFMTVQASKSLIEVSENVQKSHIGLLKLEELFSNLTHAESGVRGYVITGTEAYLEPYYNTIKTINEEISGVRKLIPDDPIQEARIDEVESLASERLALLKESIDIRTRHRFEEAQKLILTGKRRTAIMGYLRDAINEIKADEYVLVHSRLEHQRKIFRKSIFLNASVIFLAFIFAGLNYLTINLDLTKRRQAEENLKESHIQLSKKSKYERIVSTIIQSIHKSGNLRDVLESAVESMSKNVDRANFCSFYIIEGEEAVLKAHRGHTSQYIQQASRIPYPKGITWKTIIEGQTIYVPDVDKDQVIGPAGRDMGIKSHVSVPIRYEGFNVGCGSIGAFEKHQFGEDEFKLLEVVADQIEIAINNVKQQELLRESEERYRTLFDQSPVGVYIFNKNFNITHCNERFAHILQTSRDKIIGINIQELKNPCVLPLMEKVFQGHTESYEGFYEATSSSEKLWVSIRLSPLRDDVGNVISGMAVVEDITERKQAEAEHQTREKHQRALVELGELALRGGDLTTLMSEAVSLLAKTLGVEYAKILELQPDGNSLLLQAGVGWKEGYVGHYIVDAGAESQAGYTLQCNETVIVEDIGKETRFTIPPLLLDHSVASGISTTIYGKARPYGVLGAHSPSIRTYTKDDVHFLQGIGNLISEAVERSSIEDELMIINTIMESVNKSSKLDDVFNTAIDKVLELTDINIVGIYLIDEVTNEAVLEAHRGYPDKYLEKAGRIPYPRGVTWRVIETDEVYVVQDVSTDPNVGPVGKESGFRSFMSVPIKGGERTIGAIHFHSNKKNKFGRREIEIFTSIGTQIAIAVAKAKKTEDLKLINEDLSTLNVITTSVHKSLNLEEVLNIALDKVVDITEFDIIMVYLVDEDTNEAVLQAHRGLTEDYIERAGRIPYPKGVTWRVIKSSDLSYIDDVQKDPDLGPAGKALGHHTHVSVPIVQENKTIGVVNFASRRVLGLTSRNLNLLNAVGNQIGIAIAQASLYEKSQDQSRELRELYEDLDERSKDLEILNAITQAVHKSLNLEEIYEIALDSVVSLEDVDMAMIYLVDEDRKEAILQAQRNLPQDYINRAGRIPYPKGTTWRVINKGEVLKIQDVKKEPTVGPAGRDLGHHSALGTPLTIEEKVIGVIWFLSYKERKFNEREVNLLSTIGNQIATAITKARLYQDLKDANEKLMELDQMKDEFISMASHEVRTPLTAINGFVSMLLEGDYGSLPTEAVEALADINTATNRLIGLTNYMLDVSRIEQGRLEFKISDFDIEEVCDKILTDLKPIAEEKGLKLEYQKPTVAGALLVSGDKFRVEQVIVNLIGNALKFTEGGGVIITHHANDSHIITDVIDTGIGIPEKDQGLLFQKFRAVQHSLSGDYKGGIGMGLYISKQFLNEMKGDVWLEKSELGKGSTFSFCLPKARDQLAPDREHI from the coding sequence ATGATTAGAGTCGGGCTAGTGGTTGCAGTGATTCTTTTATTAGCAACCGTTTTCATGACAGTTCAGGCCTCTAAGAGTCTGATCGAAGTATCCGAAAATGTGCAAAAAAGCCATATAGGCCTTTTAAAGTTAGAAGAATTATTTTCAAATTTGACGCATGCTGAAAGTGGAGTTCGTGGTTACGTCATAACAGGAACGGAAGCCTATCTAGAACCATATTACAACACAATTAAAACAATTAACGAAGAAATTAGCGGGGTTCGGAAATTAATTCCAGATGATCCAATCCAAGAGGCTAGGATCGACGAAGTTGAGTCTTTGGCTTCGGAAAGACTCGCCTTATTGAAGGAGTCAATAGACATCCGCACGAGACATAGATTTGAAGAGGCCCAGAAATTGATTCTGACTGGTAAGCGAAGGACAGCAATAATGGGATATCTGCGAGATGCCATTAATGAAATTAAGGCCGATGAATATGTATTGGTACACTCGAGGTTAGAGCATCAACGCAAGATTTTTCGCAAATCTATTTTTCTAAATGCTTCTGTAATTTTTTTGGCATTCATATTTGCTGGATTGAACTACCTTACCATCAACCTTGACCTAACCAAACGCAGGCAGGCCGAAGAGAATCTGAAAGAAAGCCATATTCAATTGTCCAAAAAGAGTAAATATGAGAGAATCGTCAGCACAATAATTCAAAGTATTCATAAATCAGGAAATCTAAGAGATGTTTTGGAAAGTGCCGTTGAGAGCATGAGTAAGAATGTAGATAGAGCGAACTTCTGTAGTTTTTACATAATCGAAGGAGAAGAGGCAGTTCTTAAGGCTCACCGAGGCCACACATCTCAATATATTCAACAGGCATCCAGAATACCCTATCCAAAGGGAATTACGTGGAAAACAATCATTGAGGGACAGACAATCTATGTTCCGGATGTAGATAAAGATCAGGTCATTGGCCCTGCAGGAAGAGATATGGGGATAAAGAGTCATGTGTCTGTGCCTATTAGATATGAAGGTTTTAATGTAGGATGCGGAAGTATAGGTGCATTTGAAAAACACCAATTTGGTGAAGACGAATTTAAACTATTGGAGGTTGTTGCAGATCAGATAGAAATAGCAATCAACAATGTAAAACAACAGGAGCTATTACGTGAATCGGAAGAGCGCTACCGAACTCTTTTTGATCAATCACCAGTAGGTGTGTATATATTCAATAAGAATTTTAATATAACTCATTGTAATGAACGTTTCGCTCACATCCTTCAAACCTCTCGTGACAAAATAATAGGCATTAATATCCAGGAACTAAAAAATCCATGCGTCTTGCCCTTAATGGAAAAGGTATTTCAGGGTCATACAGAAAGTTATGAAGGTTTCTATGAAGCAACCAGCAGCTCAGAAAAGTTGTGGGTGTCTATTCGTCTTTCACCACTCCGCGACGACGTAGGAAATGTTATATCTGGCATGGCTGTGGTAGAAGATATAACCGAACGCAAGCAGGCTGAGGCAGAGCACCAAACTCGTGAAAAGCATCAGCGAGCTCTGGTTGAACTGGGTGAACTTGCGCTAAGGGGCGGCGACCTTACGACGCTGATGAGCGAAGCCGTCTCGCTGCTAGCCAAAACCCTGGGGGTAGAATATGCCAAGATTTTGGAACTCCAACCAGACGGCAATTCCTTGCTGTTGCAGGCAGGTGTGGGATGGAAAGAGGGGTATGTAGGCCACTATATTGTAGATGCAGGGGCTGAATCGCAGGCAGGCTACACTCTTCAATGCAATGAGACTGTGATTGTGGAAGACATTGGCAAGGAAACCAGATTCACTATTCCTCCACTGCTTCTCGACCACAGTGTAGCAAGTGGCATAAGCACTACCATCTATGGGAAGGCAAGGCCTTATGGAGTGTTAGGTGCTCACAGCCCAAGTATAAGGACGTACACAAAGGATGATGTTCACTTCCTTCAGGGTATTGGCAATTTGATTTCTGAGGCGGTTGAGCGCAGTAGCATTGAAGATGAACTGATGATAATAAATACCATTATGGAATCGGTTAATAAGTCATCTAAACTTGATGATGTTTTTAATACTGCAATAGATAAGGTTTTGGAACTAACGGATATAAATATAGTGGGTATATATTTAATAGATGAAGTTACAAATGAAGCAGTGCTTGAGGCTCATAGAGGATACCCGGATAAATATCTAGAGAAAGCAGGGAGGATACCATATCCTAGGGGTGTGACATGGAGGGTTATCGAAACGGATGAGGTCTATGTTGTTCAAGATGTATCGACTGATCCAAACGTTGGCCCTGTCGGTAAGGAATCTGGATTTCGAAGCTTTATGTCGGTGCCTATAAAGGGAGGAGAGAGAACAATAGGTGCTATACATTTTCATAGCAATAAAAAGAATAAATTTGGTAGAAGGGAAATAGAGATTTTTACTTCCATTGGTACCCAGATTGCAATAGCGGTAGCGAAGGCAAAAAAGACCGAGGACTTAAAGTTAATCAATGAAGATTTATCTACTCTAAATGTAATAACTACATCTGTTCATAAATCTTTAAATCTTGAAGAGGTATTAAATATTGCTCTAGACAAGGTAGTAGACATAACAGAGTTTGATATCATAATGGTTTATCTCGTAGATGAGGATACTAACGAGGCAGTGCTACAAGCACACAGGGGCCTTACAGAAGACTATATAGAGAGGGCAGGGAGAATACCATATCCAAAGGGTGTGACATGGAGGGTTATCAAATCCAGTGATTTGTCTTATATCGACGACGTTCAAAAAGACCCCGACCTTGGTCCTGCTGGTAAGGCATTGGGTCATCATACTCATGTGTCAGTGCCTATAGTACAAGAAAATAAAACAATAGGGGTAGTAAATTTTGCAAGTCGAAGAGTGTTAGGGCTTACTTCGCGAAATTTAAACCTCCTCAATGCTGTAGGGAATCAAATCGGAATAGCAATAGCGCAGGCATCATTGTATGAAAAATCTCAAGACCAATCACGCGAGTTAAGAGAGCTATATGAAGATTTGGATGAGAGAAGTAAGGACTTAGAAATATTAAATGCTATAACTCAAGCGGTGCATAAGTCCCTCAACCTGGAGGAGATCTACGAGATTGCCCTGGATTCGGTGGTTAGCCTAGAAGATGTGGATATGGCTATGATTTATTTAGTGGATGAGGATAGAAAAGAAGCTATTCTCCAGGCCCAAAGAAATCTTCCCCAGGATTATATAAATAGGGCAGGGAGGATACCATATCCCAAAGGAACTACTTGGAGGGTAATTAACAAGGGGGAAGTTCTTAAGATTCAAGATGTAAAGAAGGAGCCAACTGTCGGTCCTGCGGGTAGAGATCTAGGACATCACAGTGCCCTAGGCACCCCATTAACTATAGAAGAGAAAGTCATAGGAGTAATATGGTTTCTGAGTTATAAGGAACGTAAGTTTAATGAGAGGGAAGTGAATTTGCTTTCGACCATTGGTAATCAAATTGCAACAGCAATAACAAAGGCAAGGCTATATCAAGATTTGAAAGATGCAAACGAGAAACTTATGGAACTTGACCAAATGAAAGACGAGTTTATATCGATGGCGTCACACGAGGTGAGGACTCCTCTAACTGCCATCAACGGATTCGTTTCTATGCTGTTAGAAGGGGACTACGGCAGTCTACCCACGGAAGCAGTGGAAGCATTGGCAGACATTAATACGGCTACAAACCGATTAATAGGTTTAACTAATTATATGCTGGACGTGTCAAGGATTGAGCAGGGAAGATTAGAATTTAAAATATCAGATTTTGACATCGAGGAAGTTTGCGACAAGATCCTAACTGACCTGAAGCCTATAGCCGAGGAGAAAGGGCTAAAGCTGGAATACCAGAAACCAACAGTGGCAGGAGCGTTATTGGTATCAGGCGACAAATTTAGAGTTGAGCAGGTTATTGTTAACCTTATTGGGAATGCTTTGAAATTCACGGAAGGGGGGGGTGTAATTATAACTCATCACGCCAATGACAGCCATATAATCACTGATGTGATTGATACTGGAATCGGAATCCCAGAGAAAGATCAGGGGTTGCTTTTTCAGAAATTTCGAGCTGTACAGCATTCGCTTTCGGGTGACTATAAAGGGGGGATAGGAATGGGTCTCTACATATCCAAGCAGTTTCTTAATGAAATGAAGGGAGATGTATGGCTCGAAAAAAGTGAATTGGGAAAGGGAAGCACATTTTCTTTTTGCCTACCAAAAGCCCGAGATCAGCTTGCTCCCGATAGAGAACACATTTAG
- the lpdA gene encoding dihydrolipoyl dehydrogenase — protein MSREMKSTQVAVIGGGPGGYPAAFLAADLGLQVTLIDNEANPGGVCLYRGCIPSKALLHAARVITEAKEASNWGISFSDPVIDIDKLRNWKDNVVQKMTGGLGQLSKHRRIDYIQGRAKFSDKKTLEIQNKKGSELLSFENVIIATGSRPANLPNLSIDSPRLLDSTSGLDLPDVPKNMLVVGGGYIGLELGTVYAALGTKVSVVEMTSGLMPGVDRDLVLVLSKRLEKIFDSVMLDTKVVGMNEEKSGIRVKLEGSNVKSSEQIFEKVLVSVGRRPNSENLGLENTRVKTDSKGFIEVDEQRRTSEPTIFAIGDVAGEPMLAHKATHEGRVAAGVIAGHNVAFEPTAIPAVVFTDPEISWCGLTETDAKMENRPVKIARFPWGASGRATTLDRNDGVTKLIIDPETERILGVGIVGTGAGELIAEGVLAIEMGANVADLKLTIHPHPTLSETIMESAEVFFGQSTHVYRPKKVKVEKG, from the coding sequence ATGAGTAGAGAAATGAAATCAACACAAGTTGCCGTTATAGGTGGTGGACCAGGTGGTTATCCTGCCGCTTTCCTGGCTGCCGATCTTGGATTGCAGGTGACTTTAATTGACAATGAAGCTAATCCGGGAGGAGTATGTCTTTACCGCGGGTGCATACCTTCTAAGGCACTGCTACATGCTGCAAGAGTCATAACTGAAGCTAAGGAGGCGTCAAACTGGGGGATCAGCTTTTCCGACCCTGTCATTGATATCGATAAGCTTCGTAATTGGAAAGATAACGTGGTTCAAAAGATGACAGGTGGGCTGGGTCAGCTATCAAAGCATCGGAGGATCGACTATATACAGGGTCGTGCTAAATTCTCAGATAAGAAAACTCTTGAGATACAAAATAAAAAAGGAAGCGAATTATTAAGCTTTGAAAACGTAATCATAGCTACCGGTTCTCGCCCTGCCAATCTTCCAAATCTTTCAATCGATTCTCCTCGCTTACTCGATTCGACAAGTGGTTTGGATTTGCCTGATGTTCCCAAGAATATGCTCGTAGTGGGAGGAGGCTATATAGGGCTCGAACTTGGAACCGTCTACGCAGCGCTTGGCACCAAAGTCTCTGTTGTGGAAATGACTTCAGGTTTAATGCCTGGCGTTGACCGGGATCTTGTCTTGGTCCTCTCGAAGAGGTTGGAGAAGATTTTTGACTCCGTCATGCTGGATACCAAAGTGGTCGGTATGAATGAAGAGAAATCGGGAATTAGGGTTAAACTTGAGGGCTCCAACGTTAAAAGCAGCGAACAGATATTTGAAAAGGTTCTGGTCTCGGTGGGGAGAAGGCCCAATTCTGAGAATCTCGGTCTGGAAAATACCCGGGTGAAAACCGATTCCAAAGGCTTCATCGAGGTTGATGAGCAGAGGAGGACTTCGGAACCAACGATATTTGCGATAGGGGATGTTGCGGGCGAGCCGATGCTGGCACACAAGGCAACGCATGAGGGTAGGGTAGCAGCAGGGGTGATTGCGGGACACAACGTCGCCTTTGAACCCACTGCAATACCCGCGGTAGTATTTACAGACCCCGAAATATCATGGTGTGGTTTGACTGAGACAGACGCGAAAATGGAAAATCGTCCGGTCAAAATTGCGCGTTTCCCTTGGGGAGCTTCCGGAAGGGCAACGACCCTGGATCGAAACGATGGGGTGACCAAGCTGATAATAGACCCGGAAACTGAACGGATCCTGGGAGTAGGTATTGTCGGAACAGGAGCGGGGGAATTGATCGCAGAGGGGGTGTTAGCCATAGAAATGGGAGCAAATGTGGCAGATCTTAAGTTGACCATACACCCTCATCCGACCCTTTCAGAGACAATTATGGAATCCGCCGAAGTATTTTTCGGTCAAAGCACCCATGTCTATCGACCCAAAAAGGTCAAAGTCGAAAAAGGGTAA
- a CDS encoding 2-oxo acid dehydrogenase subunit E2, with amino-acid sequence MVTEFRLPELGEDIATGDVINVYVSVGDRVSKDQPIMEIETDKAAIEVPAPVSGVITGVHVNEGETINIGQLLVTIDESEEEKEAPEVKEAIQEVVEVSAEEKIEAKKKIAVVKTEAEPKGKDETEIEEKEYEEEAASKEEGKVVEFARSSQAGVEKEAPRKLVPASPSVRRLAREIGVDINQIVGSGAGGRISEEDVKNYASKEISKTGPEEIQVGKADISLPDFTKWGEIERKPMSKVRRLTAERMTSAWQAPHVTQHDKADITELEKTRKLFGRKAEDAGGKLTMTAILIKVVGSALKIFPQFNASVDMTNSEVIYKKYYNIAVAVDTDRGLLAPIIKNVDKKNLIGISSELTQLSEKARNKKITVEELQGGTFTISNLGGLGGTYFTPVIYAPDVALLGVSRSNIEPVFINDNFEPRLMLPLSLSYDHRIIDGADAVRFLRWIVEALEEPFKLVLEG; translated from the coding sequence ATGGTGACTGAATTCAGATTGCCTGAGCTGGGCGAAGATATAGCGACAGGAGACGTCATAAACGTTTATGTCTCTGTCGGTGATAGAGTCTCGAAAGACCAGCCCATTATGGAAATTGAAACAGATAAGGCGGCGATTGAGGTTCCGGCACCTGTAAGTGGTGTTATAACTGGAGTGCACGTAAACGAGGGAGAAACGATAAATATAGGACAATTATTGGTTACTATAGATGAATCGGAAGAAGAAAAAGAAGCGCCCGAAGTTAAAGAAGCGATTCAGGAAGTAGTAGAAGTATCAGCCGAAGAAAAGATTGAAGCTAAAAAGAAGATTGCGGTAGTAAAAACTGAAGCTGAACCAAAAGGAAAAGACGAGACAGAGATCGAAGAAAAAGAATACGAAGAAGAAGCAGCCTCGAAGGAAGAAGGCAAAGTCGTAGAATTTGCTCGATCGTCTCAAGCAGGTGTCGAGAAAGAGGCTCCAAGAAAACTCGTCCCGGCCTCACCCTCGGTTCGCAGATTGGCTCGTGAGATCGGGGTGGATATCAATCAGATTGTGGGTTCAGGTGCGGGGGGCCGGATTTCGGAAGAAGATGTAAAAAATTATGCAAGCAAAGAGATTTCAAAGACTGGTCCAGAAGAAATTCAAGTGGGAAAAGCAGATATATCTTTACCTGATTTTACAAAATGGGGAGAAATAGAGCGGAAGCCGATGTCCAAGGTAAGACGACTAACAGCAGAGCGCATGACTTCTGCCTGGCAGGCTCCTCATGTGACCCAGCATGACAAGGCCGATATTACAGAGTTAGAGAAAACAAGAAAACTCTTTGGCAGGAAAGCAGAAGATGCTGGTGGGAAACTGACTATGACCGCTATTTTAATCAAGGTAGTCGGCTCTGCGCTTAAGATCTTCCCTCAATTCAACGCCAGCGTAGATATGACAAACAGCGAGGTAATCTACAAAAAATATTATAACATCGCCGTCGCAGTAGACACCGACAGAGGCCTTCTAGCACCCATCATAAAGAATGTGGATAAGAAGAATTTGATTGGAATTTCCTCAGAGCTTACGCAATTGTCCGAAAAAGCGAGGAATAAAAAAATCACGGTCGAAGAATTGCAGGGAGGGACTTTCACCATTAGCAATCTTGGCGGCCTCGGGGGTACTTATTTTACACCGGTTATATATGCACCGGATGTCGCCCTACTTGGGGTATCGCGCTCCAACATCGAGCCTGTCTTCATAAACGATAATTTCGAGCCCCGGCTGATGTTGCCGCTTTCACTATCATACGATCACCGAATTATAGATGGCGCAGATGCAGTTCGATTCTTGCGGTGGATTGTCGAAGCCTTGGAGGAGCCTTTCAAGCTTGTGCTTGAAGGATGA